Proteins encoded by one window of Nicotiana tabacum cultivar K326 chromosome 10, ASM71507v2, whole genome shotgun sequence:
- the LOC107787079 gene encoding ATP-dependent helicase rhp16-like yields the protein MANREGEEPHANVKADEPELPERWVHVEQSCSLCKDTVEDPIVTSCTHVFCKTCLINFAESRGKLACPSCDKPLTFDSNANNDKGDSSSKPTVKGFRSSSILNKIQLDEFQTSTKIEALREEIRLVERDGSAKGIVFSQFTSFWI from the exons ATGGCAAACCGCGAAGGCGAGGAACCACACGCAAATGTGAAGGCTGACGAGCCTGAGCTTCCCGAACGCTGGGTCCATGTTGAACAATCGTGTAGCTTATGTAAAGATACGGTGGAAGATCCAATA GTTACTTCTTGCACACACGTGTTTTGCAAGACGTGTTTGATAAACTTTGCTGAAAGTAGGGGAAAACTGGCATGCCCTTCATGTGATAAACCCCTTACATTTGACTCCAATGCAAATAATGATAAGGGGGATTCTAGTTCTAAGCCTACTGTCAAAGGGTTTAGGTCCTCAAGTATATTGAACAAAATTCAGCTCGATGAATTCCAGACAAGCACTAAAATAGAAGCTTTG AGGGAAGAAATTAGGTTGGTTGAAAGAGACGGTTCTGCAAAAGGAATAGTTTTTAGCCAGTTCACGTCGTTTTGGATCTGA